The genomic region AGGGTCCAATCCCGGCCGAGTTGGGAAACTGCACTAGCCTCACTGTGTTCACAGCTGCTCAAAATAAACTCAACAGCTCGATTCCCCGGGAATTGGGCCAGCTCACCAATCTGCAGCTACTCAATTTGGTCAACAACAGCCTCTCCGGCGAGATACCGAGTCAACTCGGTGGGATGAGTCAACTCGAGTACCTGAATTTGATGGGGAACCAACTGGAGGGTGCAATACCAAAGTCCTTGGCTCAATTGGGCAATCTTCAGAATCTTGATTTGTCTGTTAACAAGCTCACAGGAGGAATCCCAGAGGAACTAGGTAACATGAGTCAGCTGGTTTACTTGGTTTTGTCCAACAACAATCTCTCTGGTGTTGTACCAAAGACTATATGCTCCAATGCAACAAGTTTGGAGCACTTGATGATATCTGATGCTCAAATTTTCGGCGAAATCCCTGCTGGGCTGAGCCAGTGTCAATCCCTGAAGCAACTTGACTTGTCCAACAATTCAATGAATGGATCAATTCCACTTGAGCTTTATAGCTTGGTGGAGTTAACTGACCTCTTGCTCCACAACAACAGCTTGGTTGGTTCAATTTCTCCTTATATAGGCAACCTCAGCAATCTTCTGAGTCTTGTTTTGTATCACAACAATTTGCAGGGTCCTCTGCCGAAAGAAATTGGTATGCTTGGGCAGCTTGAGATTTTGTATCTCTACGATAACCAGCTCAGTGGTGAAATACCAATTGAGATTGGAAATTGTTCGAGTTTGCAGATGATTGATTTCTATGGAAACAAGTTCAGTGGGGAGATTCCGATCACTATTGGGAGGCTCAAGGATTTGAACTTTCTTCATATCAGGCAGAATGAGCTAGTGGGTGAGCTTCCTGCCACATTGGGAAACTGTCATCAACTAACTATCCTGGACTTGGCGGATAACCATTTGTCTGGTGGCATTCCTATTACATTTGGGTCTCTTCAAGCAATGGAGCAGTTCATGCTGTACAACAATTCACTTGAAGGTAATCTTCCTGAAACATTGGTTAATATGGTGAATTTGACTAGAGTGAATCTGTCAAAAAACAAATTGAATGGAAGCATTGCTGCATTGTGTAGCTCGAATTCATTCCTTTCTTTTGATGTCACTGACAATGCATTTGATGGTGAGATTCCTCCCCATCTGGGTAATTCAACCTCCCTTGAGAGGTTGAGATTGGGGAACAACCAGTTTACGGGTCCAATCCCGGTGACATTGGGAAAAATCAGTGAGCTATCGCTGCTAGATGTGTCAGGGAATTCACTCACCGGATCCGTGCCAGCTGAGTTTTCATCCTGCAAGAAACTGTCCCATTTTGATTTGAACAACAACCTTCTGTCTGGCACTATCCCAGTATGGCTTGGAAGTTTGCCTCAGCTAGGAGAATTGAAGCTTTCCTCGAATCACTTCACAGGGACACTTCCCCAAGAGTTGTTCAATTGTTCTAAACTGCTAGTGCTTTCTTTGAATGACAATTTGCTCAATGGAACCCTCCCTGCTGAGATTGGTAACTTGGATTCTCTTAATGTCTTAAACCTCAACCACAACCAATTCTCGGGACCAATCCCTCCAGCCATTGGGAAGCTAGGCAATCTCTATGAGCTTAAGCTCTCACAGAACAGCTTTGATGGTGACATACCCTATGAGGTCGGACAACTCCAAAATCTTCAGAGCATGTTAGACCTCAGTTACAATAAACTGAGTGGTCAGATCCCGGCCTCTATTGGGACACTCTCAAAACTTGAGGCACTTGATCTATCTCACAATCAACTTAATGGAGAAGTCCCCTCTACTATTGGTGCGATGAGTAGCTTGGGAAAGCTTAATCTCACTTACAACAATCTGGAAGGAAAACTAAGCAAGCAACTCTCACACTGGCCAGCCGAGGCCTTTGTAGGGAATTTACATCTTTGTGGGAACCCTCTTGGTAGCTGCAATGGCAGCAAGAACCAGTCAGGTCCAAATGAAGCGACTGTGGTCGTCATCTCTGCATTATGCACATTAGCTGCAATTGCTCTGCTAATATTTGGAGCTGCTTCTTTCTTGAAACACAAGCGAGAAGCTTTTAGAAAATCCAGTGAAGTGAACTATGTGTACTCATCGAGTTCTTCTCATACTAAGCGGAGACTGCTATTTTCAAATGGTTCTGTCAAGCCAGATTTCAAGTGGAAAGATATCATGGACGCCACCAACAATCTAAGTAAAGAGTTTGTGATTGGATCAGGAGGATCAGGAGTAGTGTACAGAGCTGAATTGGCTACTGGAGAAATTGTGGCAGTGAAGAAGATTTTGTACAAGGATGACCTTATGTCAAATAAAAGCTTCACAAGGGAGATTAAGACGCTTGGGAGGATAAGGCACAGGCATTTAGTGAAGCTAATGGGGTACTGTAGCAACAAAGGAGCAGGCTCCAATCTGCTGATCTATGAGTACATGGAAAACGGAAGCGTATGGGATTGGATACACCAAGAACAAGTTAACAGCAAGAAGAAGAGCCTTGATTGGGAAGCAAGGTTAAAGATTGCAGTTGGGCTAGCTCAAGGAGTGGAGTATCTCCACCATGACTGTGCGCCAAAGATCATTCACAGGGACATCAAATCCAGCAATGTCTTGCTAGACTCGAATATGGAGGCACATCTTGGGGATTTTGGCCTTGCCAAGACACTCGATGACAACTTTGAGTCTAACACAGAATCAAATACATGGTTTGCTGGATCCTATGGTTACATAGCACCAGGTACTAAACTTTTTTGCTTTGCATTACTGTTTCTAATTATTTCATATTAGGAATTTTGGGTGGATTTCTAACAAAATTTCATTTGATTTCAGAGTATGCATATTCGCTCAAGGCCACAGAAAAGAGTGATGTCTACAGCATGGGAATTGTGTTAATGGAGATTGTCAGCGGAAAAATGCCGACAGACACGTCTTTCGGAGTGGAGATGGACATGGTGAGATGGGTGGAGACGCATATTGAAATGCAAGGTCATGCTCGTGAGGAATTGATAGACCCTGCACTGAGACCACTCTTATCCGGGGAAGAATCTGCAGCGTTCCAAGTGCTGGAGATAGCACTGCAGTGCACAAAGACCAGCCCGGCAGAGAGGCCTTCATCACGGGAAGCTTGTGATCAGCTACTACATGTTTTCAATCATAGGATGGCGGAGTTTGATAAGACGAACATAGATAAGGTCTGATATCAGATTACGTACAGGTCTGATATCAGATTACGTACAGGTCTGATATCAGAATAAGTACACTGAGGTTTAGTTTTGGCCAGCAACTATCATGTATTGTTGAAGCCACAATTGTAAGCAGCCAGAATATAAGTTCTCTTGAGGCAAGTGTCAATGATTGTTTGTAAGAGTTTATTATATTTATGATCAATGGTTTTGTTTTCAGTTTTCACCATTGTATTTCTGCAATTTTGGTTTCTGTATGTTTCTCCTCAACGATACTACTACTGGCAATTGGCCCTCGAAATAAATTAAATTTAACTAGACCTCCATTTAAGCAATCAAAGACAAAGATTTAGTACTATAATTCAAAACTCAGTGTTGCAGCTGCAGATCAACAATAGCACACAAAAAACCCAAAAGTGAAGGCTTGGGGAGCTGGTATCTTTTCCTTACCAATTCAGCTTTAAACAAACTAAACAGTTGGTCAAACTGCTTCTGAAAGCTCTAACTAAAAGGTTATCCATATTTAAGATGTATACTTTGCTGATGTATTATAAGAAATAGCACCTTCACATAGAATGGCCTGACTAAACCACTTCACAAATTAATACCTGACACACCCACCTCACAAAAGAAAAAAAGAAAACCTGTAGTCAGTGATTTGCAGATGTTTTCGTCGTTTATCCCATTCCCATGTATGCATACTATATGCTGTACCACACCAATACCAACACTGAATTCACAATACTTTTCCTTTCAGCAATGCTTTTATGTTATTTTCATATATCAACTAATCAACCTTTGAGGGGCATGAACTACATATTAATACCAAAATTTCTCTCTTCCTTGACACCATCTTAATCCTGATTTTATATACTTCAAGAACTATAGCTTTAGCACCATCATCAAATTTTCTTATTAATAGATACATCGATATATAACTAAACTAATAGCTACTTGAGCTTTGCATATCATACGAAGCACAATCTATACCCCGTTGCAAAAATGACAGCCCTGTTTTTAGAAATACATTGTAGCTCGCGAGAATAATGAATCATTCCATTTATTAATAATGCACTGGGCAGTGTGTTCATCTTTGCAAAATTTATAACAAAGCTTATGCATCTCAAAAAGGTCAGGAAAGTTTCAACTTGCAAACATATCAACATTACATAGAAAGCAGAAAAGTGCCTACAACTTGAATGTCCAAAGGTATCTCAGGACTGGAACATGCCACAATAAACCCAGATGCAAGTTATTCATCATCTTCATCTGTAAATCAGAATAAGAAACTAGAGTAACCATATGAAAGATACATCTACAGAGACTAAATGAGAATAACAATAATATAGCTTCATTTTCACTAATTAATTAGAAAAGAAAAGGAAAACGTAGTAGGAGCACTGGCATTGTTAAAGAATACAATTGTACACACACACACACAACCGAATAGAAAACCCATAAAAGTGAGGAGTCAATTAGAATACTACACAGTAATTAACAACAAGTTTACAAGCCTTTTGCTCCTGCTAGATTTCCTAGATCAACTGACCTGATTAAGTTTCTTCAAGCTTAAAAGCATATGGATATGAACGTAATTAGGAGTTGGGATAGCATTTGAAAAATAAAAGAATGATGGACAGGAATCAGATAAATGGACATAATAGAAGAGGATGGAGAGCAAAACTCCTATCATGTCATGAGTACAAGGTTTGAGGATAATCTTGTAGAAGCAATAATCCCAAATATCACTACACTTTCTAAGCACGTGGAAGTGGGAAATGATCCATGTAAAAGATTATAGACCTACGATAGCACAATATAGGCAATGAAAAGGGAAAACTTAACAATTAAAGAGAAACCATATACATGAAGGCGACCAAATAAAAAGAGTTTGCAACCTAATCAGAACCTTGTACAGTTTCAGTTTCATATAGATTTGCTATCTAATCTTCGTTTACCTAGCTGCCTATTGCTAAAACTTCCAGCGCTAATCCTAGCTACACTACCCGAAGTAGAAAAACCTAATCCCGGCAAAAAGCCTTGCAAGAGTTCTTTCTTTCAGACCCTCAAGTCACTGGCAGCCGCTCGCCACAAGCAAGCCCTTCCCCATCAAGTAGAGTAGCCTTGAATAGCTCTCTTCTCCCTCTTTCTTTTCGCGTACTCCTCTGTCTCTTTCCTCTATTCTCTCTTTAGAGTTTCCGAAACAAAAGTAATCTCCAAAATCACAACTAACACAAAGCATCTCATAGCAGTAAGATCCTAGCATCATATACACAAATCTTAACCTTCGCCTTCAAGAATATCATGGGTTGAATCATGAACTAGATAGCCATACTAAAAGGAAGAAATGAAATCCAGGGATTCCTGGTTAGAAATATCAAGATAGTCTGTTCAATTCACACTAGAAAAGACCTACATTTACAGGGTGCAACACACCTTAGCTCGAGAGAGAGAGAGAGAGAGAGAGAGAGAGAGAGAGAGAGAGAGAGAGAGAGAGACGACANNNNNNNNNNNNNNNNNNNNGAGAGAGAGAGAGACGACACATTTTGACTACCTTCCTATTCTTTTTCACATAAAAAATGTCGTACTTTGCACCTGACAAAGTTCAAACCTCACATATAGCAACAACCACCTAAAAACCAGAAACTTTCATTCATCTCCCTCCATATCCCTAAGATCCTAACATGCACATTCTTTCAATCTTTGCACTTCAAGCATCCTATTCTCAGATAGCTTTGATGGTCATATTAAAAGGAAGAATAAAAAATAGTGGGATACCCTGGTCAGAAACATCAACATAGCCTGCTCAATTCGCAGTTTCTACAAAGGATGAGGTGCAAACCCATCTTAAGCTGTATATAAACACAACACATGTCTCACAAACCCTCACCCTACCATTCATTCGCACTTAGAACACGTTCTAGCTTCGCCTCTCAACTTGTTCAACCCACACATAATAACAATAACCCCCCTAAAAACCGAAACTTTCATCCATTTCCCTCCATAGTCCCCACACAATTAAGCACCAACGGTATGGGTTTCCTAAGCTGTTTCCGAAATTCCCCAAATCCTCACAAAACAAAACTAGCTAAACGAGCTTAGCAATCAAAGAACAAAACTTTATCTATTGGGTTTCACAATCACAAGCACGAAAAACGAAAATTTAACTGAATTGTCAAAACTTGAAATCAGTTTGCAGAAAAATACCAAAGTAACGGCGCTCGTTGGCGGCCTTGGCCTTATCGAGCATCTTATCAAGGTCCTCCTTAAGCTTCTCGTCCCATTTCACGAGCTGGTTTACGAAAATAGCACCTAAACCCATGCCCAGCACGTGCTCCCATGGATCTGAATCGGATCATCGGACATTGGGGATTAGGGTTTTCATGAGACCAGAGAGTCTGAATTGGAATTGAAAGAAGAAAAAGAAGAATAGAGCTTACGGCGCATGTAGGGGAGCTTGCGGAGGGCGTTGGAGTACATCTGGGTGCCCAGCCCCAATAGGGCTCCGATCGCCGTCGTGCTTATCGGCATCTTGCTCGCAGTGCGCTCACTCTGTATGAAGCTCAAGTATATGAAACAAGCCAAAGGAGTTCAAGTGAAAACATTGAAATATATGAATGCCAATTTAACTGTAGAAATGAAGTTACCCGGTAGAAAGGGTAAAAGTAAAATAGTTTTCTTTCCCTTTTCAATTTTCGTTATTTTTCTTTTGTTTATTTTTTTTTCTTTTATATTACGAACAGATTGAAGTTGGTTTTTTTTTTTTTCTATTGATGAATAAAATAAAAATACAAGGAAAAATGTACAGCAATCTAAGTTGGAAGTTGGAGCGATGACCAGTACCATTTGGTATAGTAGCATAGTCTCCTCGTATAAAAGTTTGACAGACATAACATTTTACACTAACTTGAAGGCCACTTCCTAATGCTTAACACAATTTTGGTAACTAGTTGATTACAAGAGAACACTTGATATATAATACGTTTTAATGGAATATTCTGAGCTAGACTAAAACTTGAATGATCAATCTACCATGTAAACACACTACTGCTCAACATTCATCACAACCACAATTTTAAGTGACTACTTAATTTGCACACAACCGTACAGCACAATAATATGGAGCAAATGAGGGTATTGGTGTGGGTATTGGTAGAGTATGAGAGAAAATGTCAAACATGAGGTGATTTGCAACACCTTTAAACGCCACACGTCTTGTATGGCCATTACTCCATATTGTTGTAGTGATATTAACTGCATCAATTGTTATCCTCACACGTTAATTTCCCCCAATATATTATTCTACCTTTCGTGTGTTGGATTGTATGATGTGTTCAAGAAATCAGAACCTTTTTCATCCTAATCCTCATGCAAAATATGTGCTAATATAGTCATATTATTGTTACCTAAATGCGTTTAGTACGACAATGTTACGCTCATAGTGTATATCATCTTTTACACTTAACAAACATCATGCACATACAATGCATCAGTGCATATTAAAAAGAAAATTAAACTGAATGGATCATGTTGTATATATATGTTCCCAGAAGCTAAGATTCCTTGGTCTCGACCAACTACTGGAATGGTTTAGTACTTTAGTATCAACCCTATTTGTTTCAGACTAATAACTAATTACTTTTCTGTTAGAGACTATATAACATTACATTTACAAATTTTTATTAACATTTGAATGATTTGATAATGATTTCAATTCAAGTAACCAATAATAAATTCGTGTAACCAATAAATTTCAATGTGCTTTATTGATACACCTCATACGTTTTCCAATTTTAATTTTGCCAGACCATTCTCTGTGAGTATGATCTCATTGTGACTCAAAATTAGCAGTCCAACTTCGTACTTTGGAGATAATAGTTTAAAATTTCGAATGGCCTCCCACTCGTGCTCTGTAAGTCATGAACTTTTGTAAAAGCATTAATTTTCTGGATTTATTCATGAGTGGTCAATATTTTGAATGGTCAAATCAACAATTTAAATAAGAATAATTCATACGGTAAAAAAAACAAAGAAAAAAAATAAAAGAAAAGAAAGAGGTTTACATTCTATGTTCTTGATTGCATTGGTCATTGCAGTTAGAAATGTTCTAATTAACAAAATCCAAACATAGAGGGTAATAACTTAAAAAATGAAAAACAAGGGGTAAAGAATTGGAGGGAAGTTTGAACCTGGCAAACCCCAAATTGGCATGTAATTTGGGTCTAAACAAAATTCAGAGATGGAATTAACTCAATTAGGACACCCAAAAGACCATTGACTAAAACAAAAACACAAGAGGCAATCAAAATGGTAATATAATTAATCATTATAAGTTTATAACTAATTTAAGATATCCGAAAGACTAAAACAGAAGAAAATAACCGATTCTTGTGCATCTAGAAATAGATTCTATACCCCGTTACATGTATTGTCGTCTGATTTTCAATTATAGTCGTGTATTACAAATCTTACGGCCGTGTTTACGATTAAAATAATCTAGTAAGAAAGTTTGGGAGACGCTCTCCATTAACAAATATATCAGTGAAGTTAGCTTTTTGGGTTGCCATAGATTGCTAATACGACCCTACGTTTCCAACGGCTAATAGCAACGTCTTTCTCTCCTTCAATCCCTCCTTTTCCTCACCAAACTCTTAATTCACTGTTTTATTAGCACCCCCCTTCCTGCTCTCTTCGTCTTCATTACCAAACCCTCTCTGTCTCCATCTCCATCTCTCTGTATCTGATTTAGCTTCTTTGGGGTTACAAGGAGTTTTTACTAAAGATAGGTAAAATCTAATTGTTTTGAGGTAGGCTTAGGCCTAAAACCGCTCCTTTGTTTTCGTGTAAAACCAGAGGCTTGTTTCTCTTCTCTGTCAGCATTGGGATTTTTTCAATCCTTAGAAAATTACAGATTGCTCTGATAATGTAGGATTTGTGAGGATTGTGTTTTTTTATTTTTTATAATTCTCCTCACCCAGTTTCTTCAGACGGGTTCTTTGATTTCCTACCTTTTGGTTAGGATTTGATTCACCCCAAAATGAATAGATTATAGGGTAATATGCTATTTATTTAAGCAATACAATTCGAAAGACTAGGTAAGATGGCATCATCAGTTGAAATGCCCTCTGCTCCATTCGGTTGCGTTTTGAGGGATCACAACCGCCGTGACCGGTGCAGAGAGACCAATGCCAGAGCCACCATGGGTGCTTTTCAGAAGAACCTCAAGAGTTTAGTGAGGGATCATCTCTGCATTGCAGTCTCTCCCAAGTCTGGCTCCAATGACGCCAACTCCGAGAACCAGAGTGTTAACAATGATGATTCTTGGGTTCGAAACGATGAGGCTTCTTGCTGTTCAAAGAAGGATGAGAACACCAACATAAATGGTGTGAGAGAAGATGCTTCGGGTTCGGTTATGACCCCAAGGCATGCTAGGGTGCTTGATCGATGGGCTTTCGCAAGACAAATGGTGTCGAAACCAGTTGAGAGGCAGAGGAGCGCAGAGGCAGAAGTGTTATGTAACAAGGATGAGAACAGCAATAGGAACAGTGACAGAGAAGATGACTCTGGTTCGGTCATGAGCCCGAGGCATGTCAGGGTTCTTGATCGATGGGATTTCGCAAGACAAATGGTGGCGAAACCGATTGAGAGGCAGAGGAGCGCAGACGCAGAGGTGTATTATGTGCCAAACTCGGCACCCTCTTCAGCAAGGACGTCAACTTCGAAGGAAGAGACTATAGCAAGAACAGATAGCTTGGCTGATCTCACCAAAAAAGGAGTGGGGGCTTCGTCTCTGGTTCAAATTTGGGAGCAGAGGC from Fragaria vesca subsp. vesca linkage group LG3, FraVesHawaii_1.0, whole genome shotgun sequence harbors:
- the LOC101291414 gene encoding LRR receptor-like serine/threonine-protein kinase GSO1-like encodes the protein MASTTTTTTKMSSLPLLLILLVISSILVEAELDSNTTLKVLLKVKKSFLEDPTSETALHGWSESNPNFCTWRGVTCGSDSVGDSLQVTGLNLSDSSLGGSISPQLGSLKYLLHLDLSSNGLKGPIPPALSNLSSLESLLLFSNQLGGPIPSELGSLTSLRVMRIGDNELTGSIPASFGNLVNLVTLGLASCGLSGPIPPQLGRLDQLENLILQLNQLEGPIPAELGNCTSLTVFTAAQNKLNSSIPRELGQLTNLQLLNLVNNSLSGEIPSQLGGMSQLEYLNLMGNQLEGAIPKSLAQLGNLQNLDLSVNKLTGGIPEELGNMSQLVYLVLSNNNLSGVVPKTICSNATSLEHLMISDAQIFGEIPAGLSQCQSLKQLDLSNNSMNGSIPLELYSLVELTDLLLHNNSLVGSISPYIGNLSNLLSLVLYHNNLQGPLPKEIGMLGQLEILYLYDNQLSGEIPIEIGNCSSLQMIDFYGNKFSGEIPITIGRLKDLNFLHIRQNELVGELPATLGNCHQLTILDLADNHLSGGIPITFGSLQAMEQFMLYNNSLEGNLPETLVNMVNLTRVNLSKNKLNGSIAALCSSNSFLSFDVTDNAFDGEIPPHLGNSTSLERLRLGNNQFTGPIPVTLGKISELSLLDVSGNSLTGSVPAEFSSCKKLSHFDLNNNLLSGTIPVWLGSLPQLGELKLSSNHFTGTLPQELFNCSKLLVLSLNDNLLNGTLPAEIGNLDSLNVLNLNHNQFSGPIPPAIGKLGNLYELKLSQNSFDGDIPYEVGQLQNLQSMLDLSYNKLSGQIPASIGTLSKLEALDLSHNQLNGEVPSTIGAMSSLGKLNLTYNNLEGKLSKQLSHWPAEAFVGNLHLCGNPLGSCNGSKNQSGPNEATVVVISALCTLAAIALLIFGAASFLKHKREAFRKSSEVNYVYSSSSSHTKRRLLFSNGSVKPDFKWKDIMDATNNLSKEFVIGSGGSGVVYRAELATGEIVAVKKILYKDDLMSNKSFTREIKTLGRIRHRHLVKLMGYCSNKGAGSNLLIYEYMENGSVWDWIHQEQVNSKKKSLDWEARLKIAVGLAQGVEYLHHDCAPKIIHRDIKSSNVLLDSNMEAHLGDFGLAKTLDDNFESNTESNTWFAGSYGYIAPEYAYSLKATEKSDVYSMGIVLMEIVSGKMPTDTSFGVEMDMVRWVETHIEMQGHAREELIDPALRPLLSGEESAAFQVLEIALQCTKTSPAERPSSREACDQLLHVFNHRMAEFDKTNIDKV
- the LOC101300513 gene encoding uncharacterized protein LOC101300513; this translates as MPISTTAIGALLGLGTQMYSNALRKLPYMRHPWEHVLGMGLGAIFVNQLVKWDEKLKEDLDKMLDKAKAANERRYFDEDDE